From a region of the Streptomyces venezuelae genome:
- a CDS encoding GNAT family N-acetyltransferase has translation MPSPALQRVNAFLSDFARRQAARTEALPGGFAVYDDAFAQSRANNQVLIDAAVDPEALPALAEEALGHLPHRLVSVLDDETGRACAQPLIRAGYTHSTYLVMLHTGPVPDAGPAREVDLDALRGPLTRRWRGFLPDVDDEVLRQLVDRREARRRGADVVRFIAARTGTGEVASWADLYVDRATGTAQIEDLITSEAHLGRGYADAVLAGALHLAAAHDSDFRFLTADATDWPRHWYERRGFAVIGHSHAFERG, from the coding sequence ATGCCGAGCCCCGCACTCCAGCGCGTGAACGCGTTCCTGTCCGACTTCGCCCGCCGCCAGGCCGCCCGTACCGAGGCACTGCCCGGTGGGTTCGCCGTGTACGACGACGCGTTCGCGCAGTCCCGGGCGAACAACCAGGTCCTGATCGACGCGGCCGTCGACCCCGAGGCGCTGCCCGCCCTGGCGGAGGAGGCCCTCGGGCACCTGCCGCACCGGCTGGTCTCCGTACTCGACGACGAGACCGGCAGGGCGTGCGCACAGCCGCTGATCCGTGCCGGATACACCCATTCCACCTACCTGGTCATGCTGCACACGGGACCCGTCCCGGACGCCGGACCCGCGCGGGAAGTGGACCTCGACGCGTTGCGCGGTCCGCTGACCCGGCGCTGGCGCGGATTCCTCCCGGACGTCGACGACGAGGTCCTGCGCCAGCTCGTCGACCGGCGCGAGGCCCGTCGGCGCGGGGCGGACGTCGTCCGGTTCATCGCCGCCCGGACCGGGACGGGGGAGGTCGCCTCATGGGCCGACCTCTACGTCGACCGGGCGACCGGCACGGCCCAGATCGAGGACCTGATCACCTCGGAGGCGCACCTCGGACGCGGCTACGCGGACGCCGTCCTGGCGGGCGCCCTGCACCTGGCGGCCGCCCACGACAGCGACTTCCGCTTCCTGACGGCAGACGCCACGGACTGGCCGCGCCACTGGTACGAGCGCCGCGGTTTCGCGGTCATCGGCCACTCGCACGCCTTCGAACGCGGCTGA
- a CDS encoding SpoIIE family protein phosphatase gives MAREQVDVDGSGIDYHAVFHALPGAVALLTPDLVYVDVNESFLEASGRTRGQVIGRYLFDVFPDNPTDPAATGMRNLRASLERVASTGEPDTMAVQRYDVEHPDGSGLWQERYWSPVNVPVLAADGTVALLLHRVEEVTELIRARGGPSGQDRAAEVLEAELYTRARELQAVNESLRRTHAHEREVAVHLQESLLPAPRPLGHHQAAVRYRPATVALNVCGDWYDLVDQPGRTAVAVGDVVGHGLRAAGVMGQLRSALSAASRVAEGPAQALEVLGLYARDIEGAESTTAVSVFIDWTGRTLTYSSAGHPPPVLCHPDGTVTFFDAATDPPLGARPEHTRRPEARLGFVEGSTLVLYTDGLIERRREDIDVGLGRLADALARHRTADPDALADALLAELIPAAGVTDDTALVVLRL, from the coding sequence GTGGCGCGCGAACAGGTGGATGTGGACGGATCAGGGATCGACTATCACGCGGTCTTCCACGCCCTTCCGGGCGCGGTCGCCCTGCTGACCCCTGACCTGGTGTACGTGGACGTCAACGAGTCCTTCCTGGAGGCGTCCGGCCGCACCCGCGGGCAGGTCATCGGCCGCTACCTGTTCGACGTCTTCCCCGACAACCCCACCGATCCGGCGGCGACCGGCATGCGCAACCTGCGCGCCTCACTGGAACGGGTCGCGTCCACCGGCGAGCCCGACACCATGGCCGTGCAGCGCTACGACGTGGAGCACCCCGACGGGTCCGGGCTGTGGCAGGAGCGCTACTGGAGCCCCGTCAACGTCCCCGTCCTCGCGGCCGACGGCACGGTGGCCCTGCTGCTGCACCGCGTGGAGGAGGTCACCGAACTGATCCGGGCCCGCGGCGGCCCCAGCGGCCAGGACCGCGCCGCCGAGGTGCTGGAGGCCGAGCTCTACACCCGGGCCCGCGAGCTCCAGGCCGTCAACGAAAGCCTGCGCCGCACCCACGCCCACGAGCGGGAGGTGGCCGTCCACCTCCAGGAGTCGCTGCTGCCCGCACCCCGCCCCCTCGGCCACCACCAGGCCGCCGTCCGCTACCGGCCCGCCACCGTGGCGCTGAACGTGTGCGGCGACTGGTACGACCTCGTCGACCAGCCCGGCCGCACCGCCGTCGCCGTCGGGGACGTGGTCGGCCACGGACTGCGCGCGGCCGGCGTCATGGGTCAGCTCCGCAGCGCCCTGTCGGCCGCCTCACGCGTCGCGGAGGGCCCGGCCCAGGCCCTGGAGGTCCTCGGGCTGTACGCCCGTGACATCGAGGGCGCCGAATCCACGACCGCCGTGTCCGTCTTCATCGACTGGACGGGTCGTACGCTCACCTACAGCAGCGCGGGCCACCCCCCGCCCGTGCTCTGCCACCCCGACGGCACGGTCACCTTCTTCGACGCGGCCACCGACCCACCGCTCGGCGCCCGGCCCGAACACACCCGCCGTCCGGAGGCCCGGCTCGGCTTCGTCGAGGGCTCCACCCTCGTCCTCTACACCGACGGGCTCATCGAACGCCGCCGCGAGGACATCGACGTGGGCCTGGGCAGGCTCGCCGACGCCCTCGCACGACACCGCACCGCCGACCCCGACGCCCTCGCCGACGCCCTGCTGGCGGAGCTCATCCCCGCGGCCGGCGTCACCGACGACACGGCACTGGTGGTCCTGCGCCTGTGA
- a CDS encoding SAM-dependent methyltransferase, which produces MNHEQISGIAHAGHPIKAPLDDDSVRRLLGHGAPRDGERVLDLGCGTAEWLLRALTTHPRLHAEGVDTSEVSVEQARRSARLLGVGERLVVHQRKAADFVSDQPFDLVLSVGATHAFGGLLPTLAAAREHLAPGGRVLLGECFWDRAPSPEAVEIFGELHDLATTVDLVVADGWVPVFAHVSTRAELDAYEWSCLGSLASWALDHPADPDAAEVLRTSHARRAEWLRGYRDSFGFLSLVLRPTSGRAV; this is translated from the coding sequence GTGAATCATGAACAGATCTCCGGGATCGCCCACGCCGGCCACCCCATAAAGGCCCCGCTCGACGACGACTCGGTACGCCGACTGCTCGGACACGGCGCACCGCGCGACGGCGAGCGGGTGCTCGACCTCGGGTGCGGTACCGCGGAATGGCTGTTGCGCGCCCTGACCACGCACCCCCGTCTGCACGCCGAGGGCGTGGACACCTCCGAGGTGTCCGTGGAGCAGGCACGCCGGTCGGCGCGCCTGCTCGGCGTCGGTGAACGGCTCGTCGTACACCAGCGGAAGGCTGCGGACTTCGTCTCCGACCAGCCCTTCGACCTGGTGCTCAGCGTCGGTGCCACCCACGCCTTCGGCGGCCTGCTGCCGACCCTGGCGGCGGCGCGGGAGCACCTGGCTCCCGGCGGCCGGGTGCTGCTCGGCGAGTGCTTCTGGGACCGCGCCCCCTCCCCGGAGGCCGTCGAGATCTTCGGCGAGCTCCACGACCTCGCCACGACCGTGGACCTCGTCGTCGCCGACGGGTGGGTACCCGTATTCGCGCATGTCAGCACCCGCGCGGAGCTGGACGCCTACGAGTGGTCCTGCCTGGGATCGCTGGCCTCGTGGGCCCTCGACCACCCTGCCGATCCGGACGCCGCCGAGGTGCTGCGGACCTCCCACGCGCGCCGCGCGGAATGGCTGCGCGGCTACCGCGACAGCTTCGGCTTCCTCTCCCTGGTCCTGCGTCCGACCTCCGGCCGGGCCGTCTGA
- the nadE gene encoding ammonia-dependent NAD(+) synthetase — protein MTDLASISLQQEIARDLQVSASFDVRQEIERRVAFLAERLTSTGLRALVLGISGGVDSTTAGRLCQLAVERARAAGREATFFAMRLPYGTQADEKDAQLALDFIRADRVLTVDVKPASDAALEAALAGGTAFRDARHQDFVHGNIKARQRMIAQYTVAGAHDGLVVGTDHAAEAVSGFFTKFGDGAADVVPLTGLTKRRVRALAQELGAPAELVHKTPTADLETLDPGKPDEDALGVTYDDIDDLLEGKPVEGPAFAAIVARYRLTEHKRQLPIAP, from the coding sequence GTGACCGACCTGGCGTCCATATCCCTGCAGCAGGAGATCGCCCGTGATCTCCAGGTGAGCGCGTCCTTCGACGTACGGCAGGAGATCGAGCGCCGAGTGGCCTTCCTCGCCGAGCGCCTGACCTCCACGGGCCTGCGCGCGCTCGTCCTGGGCATCAGCGGCGGCGTGGACTCCACCACCGCGGGCCGACTGTGCCAGCTCGCCGTCGAGCGGGCGCGTGCCGCCGGGCGCGAGGCGACCTTCTTCGCGATGCGACTGCCCTACGGAACCCAGGCCGACGAGAAGGACGCGCAGCTGGCGCTGGACTTCATCCGGGCCGACCGGGTCCTGACCGTGGACGTGAAGCCCGCGAGCGACGCCGCCCTGGAAGCGGCGCTGGCCGGCGGAACGGCCTTCCGCGACGCGCGCCACCAGGACTTCGTGCACGGCAACATCAAGGCCCGGCAGCGCATGATCGCCCAGTACACGGTGGCGGGTGCGCACGACGGCCTGGTGGTCGGCACCGATCACGCGGCCGAGGCGGTCTCCGGCTTCTTCACCAAGTTCGGCGACGGCGCCGCCGACGTCGTCCCGCTCACCGGCCTCACCAAGCGCCGGGTCCGCGCCCTCGCACAGGAGCTGGGCGCGCCCGCCGAGCTGGTGCACAAGACCCCGACCGCGGACCTGGAGACGCTGGACCCGGGCAAGCCCGACGAGGACGCGCTCGGCGTCACCTACGACGACATCGACGACCTCCTGGAGGGCAAGCCCGTCGAGGGGCCCGCCTTCGCGGCCATCGTCGCCCGCTACCGCCTCACCGAGCACAAGCGACAGCTGCCGATCGCCCCCTGA